Proteins from a single region of Corvus hawaiiensis isolate bCorHaw1 chromosome 6, bCorHaw1.pri.cur, whole genome shotgun sequence:
- the ERH gene encoding enhancer of rudimentary homolog: protein MSHTILLVQPTKRPEGRTYADYESVNECMEGVCKMYEEHLKRMNPNSPSITYDISQLFDFIDDLADLSCLVYRADTQTYQPYNKDWIKEKIYVLLRRQAQQASK, encoded by the exons ATG tctcaCACAATTCTACTTGTCCAGCCTACCAAGAGGCCAGAAGGCAGAACATATGCTGATTATGAATCGGTGAATGAGTGCATGGAAG GAGTCTGTAAAATGTATGAAGAGCATCTGAAGAGAATGAATCCCAACAGTCCATCCATTACATATGATATCAGCCAGTTGTTTGACTTCATCGATGACTTGGCAGACCTCAGCTGTCTTGT TTACCGTGCTGATACTCAGACATACCAACCATACAACAAAGACTGGATAAAGGAGAAGATCTACGTCCTCCTCCGCAGGCAGGCCCAGCAAGCAAGCAAATAA
- the SLC39A9 gene encoding zinc transporter ZIP9 has translation MDDFPSICLLSLAMLVACYVAGIIPLAVNFSEERLKLVTVLGAGLLCGTALAVIVPEGVHALYEDILEGKHHPASEKQHVIESEMVVKIPAVHEHVHDHSRLHAYIGVSLVLGFVFMLLVDQIGSSHVHSTDDPEAARSGNSKITTTLGLVVHAAADGVALGAAASTSQTSVQLIVFVAIMLHKAPAAFGLVSFLMHAGLERNRIRKHLLVFALAAPVMSMVTYLGLSKSSKEALSEVNATGVAMLFSAGTFLYVATVHVLPEVGGIAHSHKPESTGGKGLSRLEVAALVLGCLIPLVLSIGHHH, from the exons ATGGATGACTTCCCCTCCATCtgcctgctgtccctggccatgCTGGTCGCCTGCTATGTGGCAGGGATTATACCCTTGGCGGTTAATTTTTCCGAG GAGAGATTGAAGTTGGTGACTGTTCTGGGTGCTGGGCTGTTGTGTGGAACTGCCTTGGCTGTCATTGTGCCAGAAGGAGTACATGCACTTTACGAAGACATTTTGGAGG GAAAGCATCACCCAGCAAGCGAGAAGCAGCATGTGATTGAGTCTGAGATGGTAGTGAAAATCCCAGCTGTACATGAGCATGTCCACGACCATTCCAGGTTGCATGCCTACATTGGTGTGTCCCTTGTCCTCGGCTTTGTCTTCATGCTGTTGGTGGATCAGATAGGCAGCTCTCATGTACACTCTACAGATG ATCCAGAAGCTGCAAGATCAGGCAATTCCAAAATCACCACAACACTGGGACTAGTAGTGCATGCTGCAG CTGATGGTGTTGCATTGGGTGCAGCAGCTTCTACTTCTCAGACTAGTGTCCAGTTGATAGTGTTTGTTGCGATTATGTTGCACAAG GCACCAGCTGCCTTTGGCCTGGTTTCCTTCCTGATGCACGCTGGGCTAGAACGGAATCGAATCAGAAAACACTTGCTGGTCTTTGCGTTAGCAGCACCTGTTATGTCGATGGTGACATACTTAGGGCTAAGCAAG AGCAGCAAAGAAGCCCTTTCAGAAGTCAATGCCACTGGAGTTGCTATGCTGTTTTCTGCTGGGACTTTCCTTTATGTTGCCACAGTTCATGTTCTCCCAGAAGTAGGAGGAATTGCTCATAGCCACAAACCTGAATCAACTGGAGGAAAAGGACTCAGTCGTCTGGAGGTGGCAGCCCTAGTATTAGGATGCCTTATTCCTCTAGTTTTGTCCATTGGACACCATCACTAA